The segment CTGCCGGGCCAGGATGCCTCCGGGTTGAACGCGGTCGCTGCCGGCTGCGCCAGAGAGCAGGGCTTATTCTGGCCGTATCATGACTGGTTGTTCCGGTACCCGGGTCTGCCCGGCGAGGCGGAACTGGTGGCAGCAGGGGAGACCGTGGGGCTGGACACCAGGGGTTTTCGCCGCTGCCTGGAGAAAGGGGTCGCGGGCACCTATGTAGAGCGGCAAAGGTCCTTGGCTGTTGGGCTGGGTGTCAGGGGGACCCCGACATTCTTCATTGGCAGGCTGGGGGACAACCAGGTTGTTACCGAAGTGACAGTTCTGGCAGGGCGACAATCGATAGCGGATTTCCGGCGGGTTATAGCCGGCTACCAGTACCCCTGATTGCGGAGCACCGGTCCGGTCAGCCTGCGATTTCCGGCAGGCGTCGGGCCGGTGCCCGGCACAGGAATGTCACGGTTCTGGTAAGGCGAAGGAAACTCCCCTAGAATTGTGTTTTCTGATAAAAACTACAACTTATGTTCCTTTGGCTTGAATCTACACCGGTCGCCCTGTGGGTCAGTCTGTCACTGTGGGCCTATCCCTTGCTGCTGGCTGTGCACATTGTCGGTCTGGCTGTAGTAGTTGGCCTGTTCTCCATGCGGGATCTGCGCCTGCTGGGCCTGTTTCCGGGGTTGCGTCTGGATGCCTTCCTCCCATTGAGCAGGCTTGCCTGGGCAGGTTTCGTTCTTAATGCGCTATCCGGTATTCTGCTCTTTACGTCCCAGGCTGTGACTTTTGCCGGTAACCTGCCTTTTCTCATCAAGATTACCGCGATTATTGCCGGCATGGTGCTGGCCGGCATCATTCAGTCAAGGTTGCGAGCCGAGTTGTCCACCTCGGCAGGAGCGCAGGTGGAGCCGGCCGGCCCGATACGATTCATCGCAATGGCGTCTCTGGCATGCTGGATTACGGCGATAATAGCCGGCCGCCTTATTGCGTATTTTTAAACAGGCCCTAAGATGCTGGATTTTCTTGCCCGTATAGCACTCGACAGCTCACTGCATCAATGGATTCAGGGTACTTACTGGCTCTGGCCGATCCTTGAGATCACCCACTTTGTCGGTTTGTCGTTGCTGCTTGGAGGCCTGATAATTATCGATCTGCGCCTGGCGGGCCATTTTCGCAGACTCGACCCCCACGCTACCCATGACCTGTTGCCGCTGGTTTTTCTTGGTTTCGGCTTGAATCTACTGACCGGTGTGCTGTTTTTTTTCGGCGATCCAAATCGCTATTCGATCAATATCGGTTTTCAGATCAAGATGGTCATGATACTGGTGGCCGGCCTTAATGCCTTGTTGTACTACTTCAAAGTGCGACCGTTGGTAGCAGGCTGGGGCGCCGATACCGACCCGCCCGCAATCGCCCGGGCTGTGGCCTACACCTCATTGGCCGTCTGGTCTGTGGTGCTGATCTGCGGCCGCCTGATTCCCTATGTGGGGACCGGCTAGGCTGTCAAAAACCCATTGCGCATGCCTTTGCTTTTTAAAAGACAGACTCAAAACAGACATTAACAGCCTGCTTTTTTTGAACAAAGCTTTTAAATAAGCAAGCGTATGGGCCTTCACGGAGCCCGCTGGCATTGCTTTGCGGCGGCGGCACTCCGCGCTGGCACCGGGGGCGTCTGAAAGTCAGGGCTTTGGGGCAATCAATCAGCTGTTTCTTGCTGATCTGAAGTTTCGATGGCGTGTTGAGCGTCAGTTATCTGGCGCCTCGGTATGAAGATGCGGGCGACTGTTTCATCGTCATTGAACATCAGGTGCTTCAGAGCCCCTGCAATGTGAATAACAATCAACAGGGCAAGCAGGTTGGCACTTAGCGCGTGCAGGCGATGGAGAAGCCCGGCGAGGTCTGGCAGGTTAGACAATGTCCATGCCAGCAGTGGACCGCTCAGCAGCATGATGCTGAGCAGGGCCAGCATCCAGTAATGGGTGAACCGCGCCACCTGATGGATCCGTTTGCCCTGTCCCCTGGCGCGTGGATGAGCATGGCGTAGGCGCCAAAAGATTCGTGCTGCCAGTAACAGCCAAGCCACCAGGCCCAGAGTCACATGCAGGCTGCGCCGTTCTGCCAACTGATCTGCTGCCTGAAACTCGATACTCTTGCCCAGGAACCACAGGGCAATAATCACCGCAGCGGTCAGCCAGTGCAGAGCGATGGAAATCCAGCCGAAAGAATCCGGCTGGTCGTACCATTTGACGGAAGGTGTGATCATCCCGCTACTCCCGGAAGGACACGATCTCCCTTAAGGCCAGAGCATTGTGGTAATTAATCAGAGGCTCCCTGGAAAGGCCCTAGTCGTACTTCGAGGGGAAGAAACGCACTGATGCCCGGGCCGCTTCCGGATCGCAATCATAGGCTGCCAGCCTGTAACCCTCGCGGGCAGGTACCCAGCGGGTGGTGTAGCCAGTCGGCTCGCGAAGGAACATAGGGTCCTCGACGGTTACCGTAGCCCGCAGATCATCTCCCTCCATCCAGTAGCGCTCGGTTACCTTCTTCTGTGCCGAGGAAGGAATGCCGTTATAGTCATCGAACCCGGTGATATCAAAGATGAAATGGGTAGTGGTCACGTACAGAGAACCGTCCTGGTAGTAGCCCGTGGAAAATCCCTGAATGCTGTAGTCCAGAGAGGTTGGCTGCCGACCATCCAGCCACACGGTACGCAGCTGATCGTCCTTCTCGTAGCGGAACAGGACCCGGTCCGGCCACTGAGTCACTTCGAAATGGTAGGGGTCGTACTGAATCGCAGGCGAAGAGGCGGGCTGACAGTCGTATTTCGGTGAGATGATCTCTTCAAAGACTTCCTGGTACGCCAACGCCCTTTCGTTCAGTACCGGGAAATTTTCCTCGGTCCAGGGCATGTTGACGCCATTGACCGGGCGGGCGCCGAAGCCGCCGTCCCAGACGCCGGCCAGGTCAGGTATGTCTCCGTCAGGCTCCTGGGCGCTTAGTCGCGGGAACGAAATCACCGCTGTCAGGCCGAGCATGGCCAGTAACGCGGATCTGGAAAAAGTGGACCTGCCAGCACTGATTACTGGTTTCATAAACTCTCCTGCCTTGTTTTTTTGTCGGGGAATTCGGTCAGGACGCTAGCGGGGTGGCGGGGTGTCTTCCTGCACGCGTCCGCCCTGCAGAATTGGGCTGCCATCGGGGCGTGTCATCCGCACTGGTCCGCCAATTCCGTATGAGCCTTCGGCACGGGAAGCCTGTCCGGCCACCTTAACGACCGTGCCGACAGCTAAAGAGTCGGGGGTCCACCCGGTTCTTCTCAGGCTGACGGGAGCGCCCAGTTCCACCTGCCATTCGGTGTTGGCGCCATTGGCGTCGGGTACATCGACATACAGAAAGGCATGGGGGTTGCGGAACACAAACCGGGTTACCGTGCCTTCGATTTCGACACGACGCTCGGGATCGTAAAACGGTGTGCTGGCATGGTGTGCGACGGCGGGGCCGATCATCACGGTGAATGCCAGGGAAATCCCGACAGTGATCGCAGCGGTCAATCGGTGGGTGACCATAACTCTCTCCTGTTGCCGGAATATCTACCGGCATTTATTATCGTTTCGGCAGAATAATCAGTATCTGCGGGGGAGTCAACGCGGAATTCCGTGGTAGCCCGGGGCATCGATAAGCCGGGCTGTCCGCAGCCTTTTTGGCAATGCTGTCCATTTGGGTTTAAAGTACCCGGGTCCCCAAGACAAAACTAGCAGATCTATAAGAACCAGAAGATCTATAAGAACCATAAGAACTATAAAAAAGGAGGATGCCATGAAAGCACCTGTAAAAGCCCTGCTGGCAACAACAATACTGACATTGCCGGCCCTGGTGGGCGCCCAGGACAGCGACCAGACCTATGCCACTTACATTACCGAAGAGCAATGGCAGACAGTTAATGAACTGCCCGGCGTGGATCGACAGATAATAAGCCGTGACATCGGCAAGCTGAATCTGTCAGTCGGTATTATTCACCGTGGAGCCGTAGAGCGGGGCAGTGGCCGCGCCACACCGAACCCCGCACGGCCTTGTGGTGTCGGCAGCACCAGCCGCAACAGCGGCGCGCGCGGTATTCTGCATTATCACCAGACTGAGGCCTATTACATCGCCTCGGGTTCCGGCACGCTGGTAACCGGCGGGGAGATCATGAACGGTGACGAGTCGGCCCCCGACAGCAATGTCACTACCACGCTGAATGGTCCATCCTGCAGCGGGATGATCGTAGGTGACTGGGTGGCCAAGCATGTCAAAGAGGGCGACATCATCATTATTCCCGCCGGAACGCCCCATGGCTGGCTCGAAGTTCCCGTGCACGTCGATTACCTGAGCGTGCGCCCGGATCCGGATCGTGTGTTGCCTGATGACTACATGAATCCTGCCCTGGGTCCGGATTTTCAGATGAGGACCGAGAGCGACTGATGCGCGCTGATCCCATCATTGTTTAACGAGTGAGGCCCGGGAGGCTGTCGATGAGTAGAGTAGTTGTGTTTCTGTTGTTGGTTGCTCTGTCATCCGGTCTTCCGGCGCAGCCCAACCGTATCGATCTGATTCGTGCCGACGCGCCGAAGCTTGCCGCATTTGGCGAATACACAATTGGTGTCCGCACCGAGCAGTTCACCGATTCCAATCGGGTGGATGTACTCAATACCGGCGACGGTGAGGAGACAGTGTACGCGGATCGTACCCTGACAGTCGAAATCTGGTACCCGGCCAGCCTGGCACCGGGCCAGGAGCCGGGCGGTCAGTACCTTACCTCGACCAGAAACACGGCCATCATGGCGACCTTGACCGGATCGGCCGTTCGCGATGCGGATCCTCTGGCGGCGGGGCAGTCTTTTCCACTGGTCATTATCTCTCACGGCTATCCCGGGAACCGGTATCTGCTGAGTCACCTGGGAGAAAATCTGGCGTCCAAGGGCTATGTCGTCGCCTCGATCGATCATCCCGAAAGCCTCTACGAGGACCAACAGGCGTTTGCCAGTACTTTGTATAATCGGGCGCCGGATCAGCGCTTCGTGCTGGAGCAGATCGCGCGGCAGGCAGCAGACCCGGCCAGCTACCTTTACCGGCTGGTGGACGCGGACAGAACCGCTGTTGTCGGTTTCTCGATGGGCGGTTACGGGCTGCTCAATAACCTGGGTGCCGGCTACAATCCGGCGGCAGTCAATCTGCCGACGGCCCCGCCCAATGCCATACTGGCAGACCACACGACACTGAATCCGGACTATCAGAAAAACCTGGATCCCCGCATCAGGGCCGGGGTGGCTATTGCACCCTGGGGGATGAACAATGCCATGTGGCGCCCCGCTGATCTGCTTGGTATCAGGCTGCCTGTTTTTTATGTGGCCGGAAGCGTGGATTCTACCGCCGGGTATGAGAACGGTACCCGGGCGGTATTTGAGAATACCCGCAAAAGTGATCGCTATCTGCTCACCTTTGAGAATGCCGGCCACAGCGCCGGCGCACCGATACCGGTGCCGGTGGAACTGCTTAACAGCGGCGAGGCAACTGGCGTGAGTCATTACATCGATCCGGTGTGGGACACGTTGCGAATGAACAACATCATGGACCATTTCATCACCGCATTTCTCGACCTGCAGTTGAAAGGTGTAGAGGAAAGGCGGCAGTATCTGGCTCTGCCGGTCAATTCTGAGGAAGGCTGGTTCGGCTTTCAATCGAGAGCCACGATAGGCTTAAAACTGGAGCATCTGGCGCCTCAGGAGTGACTGACGGGCCGCTTTATCAGGCCAGGGAGCGCCTGAAACTGCCGCCAGAACATTGTGGTGCTTAATCAGAGGCTCCCTGGATCATCAAGTACCGTTGAGGAATCAGTATGGACAGAAGGCAGTTTTTCAGGACAGGAGCCGTATTTGGAGCGACCGTCACATTACCTTCGCTGATCGACAGCAGACTGTTTGCTGCCAGCCTGTCAGCCAACCCGGTCGACCTGAGTGCCATCGAGTTGTCTGCGGCTATCAGGCAGAAACACATCAGTTGTGTCGAGGTGATGCAGGCCTATGTCCAACATATCCACCGCTACAATCCCGTCTACAATGCGATCGTAGGTCTGGTCGACGAAGAGGCGCTGATCGCGCAGGCTCGCGACGCAGACGACGCCCTGGCCAGAGGTGAATACCGTGGCTGGATGCATGGTATGCCCCACGCCGTCAAGGATCTGACTCCGGTCAGAGGGCTGCTGCATACCAGTGGTTCGCCACTGTTTGCCGACCGCATCGCCGACAGTGACGGGAGCTTTGTCGCCCGACTGCGCAGTGCCGGCGCCCTGTTTATCGGCAAGACCAATTCGCCGGAATTCGGCTTTGGTTCCCAGACTTATAATCCGGTATTCGGGCCGACCGCCAGCGCCTTCAATCCGGACCTGACGGCAGGTGGAAGCAGTGGTGGCGCCGGTTCCGGTCTCGGCACGCACATGCTGCCGGTGGCCGATGGCAGCGATATGATGGGTTCACTGAGGAATCCCGCCGCTTACAATAATGTCATCGGATTTCGACCAAGTGCCGATCTGATGCGTGATACCCGTCCTGCCATGCTGCCGCTGTCTACCAGCGGGCCCATGGGTAGAAATACCGCCGATACGATACAGTTGTTGCAGACTATGGCGCCACGTCCCCTGCCAGGCGAGTTCAATGCCCTCGATATGGGCGGGCTGCGTATCGGGTGGCTGGGTAATCTGAATGACTACCTGGCGATGGAAGCCGGTATTGTGGAGCTGTGCGAGGCGGCGTTGCGGCGGCTTGCAACCGCCGGCGCGGGTATTGACCCGGTGTTGCCCCGGTTTTCCCTCACCGATCCGTGGGAAAGCTGGACCACTTTACGTCATGCGGGGCGGGACAGTTACCGGCGTTACTACGGCGATCCCCAGGCCAGGGCCATGCTCAAGCCCGAAGTGATCTGGGAGGTTGAGCAGGGCATGCTGCTTTCCGAGCAGGATGTTGCACGAGCCAACCAGATACGCACAGACTGGTCTGCGGAACTGGAACGGTTGTTTGAAAACCATGATTTTCTTGCCATTCCCACGGCTCAGGTATTTCCGTATTCCAAGCACATAGCCTGGCCTGAGTATATCGGTAGCCGCAGGATGGATACCTATCACCGGTGGATGGAGGTGGTAATACCAGGCAGTCTCGCCGGGTTGCCGGTGATCAACGTGCCGGTGGGTTTTGATGGTAGCGGGCGGCCTATGGGAATGCAGATTATGGGCAGGCATGGTGACGACAAACGGGTTCTGGAGTTTGGTCTGGCCTATGAACGGCTCACCGAATTTCTTCAACGCCGACCTCGTCTCGTGGCTGCTGCCGGTTAACAACGTCAGTCACCGGTAAGGAATTTCACAAGGAGCCCGCAGTGTCTATTGATATCACTTTCACCCTCAGCAACGCCGATCTGCAACGTTTCGAAGAAATCGTCGCCAGGGCAAAAATACTGGTCGAGGAGCCGGACAACGCACGCAAGGTGGAAGAAGCCGCACAGCAATTGCTCGATCAGGCAGCCGGCAGCGATCTGCCGGATTTTATCCGTGAGCGACTCCTTAAACTGGAGACGCTGCTTAACATGGTGCAGGATGAGGAATGGCAATTAGAGGCGCAGGAGCGCAAGCGGGTCCTGTCCGCGCTGTCCTATTTTTCCCTGACTGAGGATCTGATCCCCGATCACGTGCCCGGGGTAGGCTTTCTGGACGACGCGATCTATACGGAGATTGTTATCCAGGAGCTCGATAGTGAACTGCGCCTGTACAACGAGTTCTGCCAGTATCGGATAGCCGAGGAAAACCGCCGCAGAAATCGCGGCCTGGACCCAAGGGTGGGCAGGGAGGACTGGCTCGCTGACAAGCGGTCGGTGCTGCATTCCAGGATGCGGGCGAGACGCTCCGGTGGCGGAGGAGGCCCGAACTGGCGGACCCGCTTTTTCTAGGAAAACTTATGGAGCCTCTGATTAATTACCACGACGCTCTGCGTGAGCCTGCCGGGCTTGCCGCAATGGTTCGAGATGCCCGGTGCCCTGAATTCTTTACTCGGCGCTGAGTTGTACTACATTGCAATAAGCCGGAAAGACCAAGACCAAGACCAAAAACCAAGACCAGAACGACAGTTCAACAAGCGGGGAGTCCCACTACATGCCAAACAAATCAATAATGATAATTCTGACCCTGTTTATCAGTTCCAGCCTGGAGGGGCAATCTCCGCTCCCGCCAGGGCAGTATATGAGTGCGGAGGCCATTGCCACGGCGATTCAACAGTCGGGAGATGACCGTCCCGGCATGGCGGTTGGTCGATTCATCACTACCGATGAATACCGTATCAATATGATTCATCGCACCGAGGCAGCAGGAGCTATTGTCCATGAGGTGGGAACCGAGCTGCATTACATCACTGGCGGAGCCGGCACACTGGTAACCGGGGGAGTCATTGTGCGGCCCGCCGGCGGCGGTCGCGCTACCATCGAGGGCGGCAGGGCGCAGCGGGTTGCTGTCGGCGATGCCATCCTTATTCCTGAAGGAACGCCTCACTGGTACAGTGCCGTGGAAGGATCAGTCACTTATCTTGAAGTGCGCTTTTAGGTCTCTCTATCAGAGGAAGGGGACTTTTCCTTTAATGGCAAGTTCCTGTATTGGTCGGGCCAAAAACGGCTGGCGAGCCTTAAAAGGTCCGCTGCCGGATCAGCTCGCAGCATGACACGATCAGGCGCTACTCCGCTAACGATCTGATTCCGGTGGCTGGACTTCGCCGGCGCCCTCGTCGTCGCGAGCATTCTTTATTTTATCTTTAACCCGGGTCCGCTTTCGTCCGGATGCCTGATGTGCCGGAACGTTCTGTTGGGTCATGGTTTCAAAAGGCGCCATGTCACGCACATGCAGGTCCAGTTGTGGGAATGCAATCTCAATATTGAGCTCGCGGAAGCGTCGCATGATCTCGCAATGCAGCTGACTGCCGACCAACAGGCGTTCCCTTAACTGATTGACATAAATCCGCAGCTCAAAGTTGAGCGTGCTGTCACCAAACAGCATGAACAGCACTATTGGCGGCGGGTCTTTCAGTACCAGCTCGTTTTCAACGGCAACTTCCTCGAGGGTTTTCATAACCAGCTCCACGTCGGAATCGTAGCTGACACCTACTTTGACGATGACGCGCGTGATTGTATCGCTGAGCGTCCAGTTGATGAGTCTCTCGGTGATGAAGTTTTTATTGGGGACCACGATTTCCTTGTTGTCCCAATCCACGATTGTAGTCGCCCTGGTGCGAATACGACTGACGGTGCCGCTGTATTCAGCAATGGTAATCGTGTCCCCTACCCGAATGGGCCGCTCAAACAGCACGATCAGGCCGCTGACAAAGTTGGCCACTACCTCCTGCATG is part of the Gammaproteobacteria bacterium genome and harbors:
- a CDS encoding YkvA family protein, yielding MSIDITFTLSNADLQRFEEIVARAKILVEEPDNARKVEEAAQQLLDQAAGSDLPDFIRERLLKLETLLNMVQDEEWQLEAQERKRVLSALSYFSLTEDLIPDHVPGVGFLDDAIYTEIVIQELDSELRLYNEFCQYRIAEENRRRNRGLDPRVGREDWLADKRSVLHSRMRARRSGGGGGPNWRTRFF
- a CDS encoding thioredoxin domain-containing protein, whose product is MSGKTEDRAGRLIRLGFVAMVVLLAGCAANPPPSPLPAALLARQLDVAHLPVMGKPDAGIAIIEVTDYQCPFCRAHYQETLPLLTQEFIEPGTVSYFVQDYPLPGQDASGLNAVAAGCAREQGLFWPYHDWLFRYPGLPGEAELVAAGETVGLDTRGFRRCLEKGVAGTYVERQRSLAVGLGVRGTPTFFIGRLGDNQVVTEVTVLAGRQSIADFRRVIAGYQYP
- a CDS encoding DUF6152 family protein; the protein is MVTHRLTAAITVGISLAFTVMIGPAVAHHASTPFYDPERRVEIEGTVTRFVFRNPHAFLYVDVPDANGANTEWQVELGAPVSLRRTGWTPDSLAVGTVVKVAGQASRAEGSYGIGGPVRMTRPDGSPILQGGRVQEDTPPPR
- a CDS encoding dienelactone hydrolase, producing MSRVVVFLLLVALSSGLPAQPNRIDLIRADAPKLAAFGEYTIGVRTEQFTDSNRVDVLNTGDGEETVYADRTLTVEIWYPASLAPGQEPGGQYLTSTRNTAIMATLTGSAVRDADPLAAGQSFPLVIISHGYPGNRYLLSHLGENLASKGYVVASIDHPESLYEDQQAFASTLYNRAPDQRFVLEQIARQAADPASYLYRLVDADRTAVVGFSMGGYGLLNNLGAGYNPAAVNLPTAPPNAILADHTTLNPDYQKNLDPRIRAGVAIAPWGMNNAMWRPADLLGIRLPVFYVAGSVDSTAGYENGTRAVFENTRKSDRYLLTFENAGHSAGAPIPVPVELLNSGEATGVSHYIDPVWDTLRMNNIMDHFITAFLDLQLKGVEERRQYLALPVNSEEGWFGFQSRATIGLKLEHLAPQE
- a CDS encoding cytochrome b/b6 domain-containing protein, whose translation is MITPSVKWYDQPDSFGWISIALHWLTAAVIIALWFLGKSIEFQAADQLAERRSLHVTLGLVAWLLLAARIFWRLRHAHPRARGQGKRIHQVARFTHYWMLALLSIMLLSGPLLAWTLSNLPDLAGLLHRLHALSANLLALLIVIHIAGALKHLMFNDDETVARIFIPRRQITDAQHAIETSDQQETAD
- a CDS encoding amidase; translation: MDRRQFFRTGAVFGATVTLPSLIDSRLFAASLSANPVDLSAIELSAAIRQKHISCVEVMQAYVQHIHRYNPVYNAIVGLVDEEALIAQARDADDALARGEYRGWMHGMPHAVKDLTPVRGLLHTSGSPLFADRIADSDGSFVARLRSAGALFIGKTNSPEFGFGSQTYNPVFGPTASAFNPDLTAGGSSGGAGSGLGTHMLPVADGSDMMGSLRNPAAYNNVIGFRPSADLMRDTRPAMLPLSTSGPMGRNTADTIQLLQTMAPRPLPGEFNALDMGGLRIGWLGNLNDYLAMEAGIVELCEAALRRLATAGAGIDPVLPRFSLTDPWESWTTLRHAGRDSYRRYYGDPQARAMLKPEVIWEVEQGMLLSEQDVARANQIRTDWSAELERLFENHDFLAIPTAQVFPYSKHIAWPEYIGSRRMDTYHRWMEVVIPGSLAGLPVINVPVGFDGSGRPMGMQIMGRHGDDKRVLEFGLAYERLTEFLQRRPRLVAAAG